TTTGTGGCAAATGTAATTTTTCCTGATTTGTTTCGCATAAAAGGTTTTTGGAAAATTTCGCGGAAACAATTCCGGCAGGAGCCGCCATTAAGAACCTTGCGAGACGGGAATAAATGGCTGACCGCTGATATCTGAAAACTGAAATTGAACGAAATGAATGGATTGAATGAATTGTCCGCGCCAAACGACTCAATCGTGATTATCGCCTGTTCCAATCGTGTCGTTTCGGCAAATATGAAAAAATGTGCTCGGACAATTCCAGGATGAAAACCCTTTATGGTCCAGGTTCTTGGTTTTGGATTTGGTGCTTTAATATTTGAATTTGTTTCGGATTTCGATATTCGGATTTCGGATTTGTAAGGCTGAAAGCTGTCAGCGGACGTGCTAGAATACCTTTCACTATCGCATCAAGGATAATCTGATGACTGACGCTCCTATGACCGATCTCCCCAAGGCTTACGAACCGGCTCAGGTCGAGGACAAGTGGTACCAGTTTTGGATGGAGAGGGGCTACTTCAAGCCCGCCATCGACCCGAACCGGAAGCCCTTCGTCATCATCATGCCTCCGCCAAACGTCACCGGCGAGTTGCACCTCGGTCACGCCCTGACCGCGACGCTCGAAGACATCATGATCCGCTGGCACCGCATGAAAGGCGAACCGACTCTATGGTTGCCAGGTGTCGACCATGCCGGCATTGCCGCTCAGGTGGTCGTCGAGCGAGCCCTGGCCAAGGAGCACCGCACCAAGTACGACCTCGGCCGCGAGGCTTTTACCAAACGCATGTGGGAATGGGCTAACTCCTGCCGTTCGACCATCCGCAAACAGCACATGAGGCTCGGCGCCTCCTGCGATTGGGACCGCGAGGTCTTCACCCTGGACGCCGGACCCAGCCTGGCGGTGCGCACCACCTTCAAGAACCTCTATGACAAGGATCTTATCTACCGCGGTGAGCGCATCATCAACTGGTGCCCCCGATGCCACACTGCCATTTCCGACCTCGAGGTCGATCACAAGGACCTGTCCGGTCACCTCTGGCACATCAAGTATCCTCTTGCCGATAACCCCGAGAAGTTCGTCACTGTGGCGACGACCCGCCCCGAGACCATGCTTGGCGATGTTGCCGTTGCCGTGAATCCCGATGACGAACGATATAAAGGCCTGGTGGGCAAGAAGCTGATGCTGCCACTGATGGACCGCGAGATCCCGATAATCGCCGATTCTGTCGTCGACATGACATTCGGCACCGGCGCGGTCAAGACGACGCCCGCCCATGACCCGACTGACTTCGAGATTGCCCAGCGGCATAACTTGCCATTGATCAACATCTTTAATGACGATGCTACTTTGAACAAAAATGCCGGGCGCTTTGCCGGCATTGACCGTTACGCCGCCCGTAAACTCATCGCCGAGGAACTGGCGCAGATGGGCTTACTGGCCCTGGTTCAGGATTATACTCATTCGGTGGGACATTGCCAGCGCTGTGCCACCGTCGCCGAACCCATAGCCTCCCGCCAGTGGTTCGTCAAGATGGCTCCTCTGGCTAAACCTGCCCTCGAGGTGGTGACGTCAGGGCAGATTAAAATTCTTCCGGAACGTTTCGAAAAAGTCTATTTGAACTGGATGGAGAACATCCGTGACTGGTGCATCTCCCGCCAGCTGTGGTGGGGCCACCGCATCCCGGTGTGGTACTGCAAATGCGGCGAGGTAGTCGTTTCAGTCGATTCTCCGACAGAGTGTCCCGCCTGCCACAATAAGGACATCGAGCAGGACCCGGACGTCCTCGACACCTGGTTCTCCTCGGGTCTCTGGCCGCACTCGACACTCGGCTGGCCTAACCAGACCGAGGACCTGAAGTACTTCTACCCAACCTCCGTCATGGAGACCGGCTACGACATCCTCTTCTTCTGGGTCGCCCGCATGATCACCATGGGGTTGGAGAACACCGGCAAGATCCCCTTCGACACCGTCTACCTCCACGGCCTGATCCGCGACGAGAAGGGCGAGAAGATGTCCAAAGTCAAGGGCAACGTTATGAATCCCCTTACCCTGATCGACAATTTCGGCACCGACGCCCTGCGTTTCGGTATCACCACCGGTAATTCTCCCGGCAACGACATAAAGCTGTCGGAGAACCGCCTGGAGGCCGGGCGCAACTTCGCCAACAAGCTCTTCAACGCCGCTCGCTTCGTCATCGGCTTCCTTTCGAAGTCCGACATCAAGCCGATCGACTACACCAAACTGCCCGTCGAGGACCGTTGGATCCTGTCGCGGCTGTCACGTACCGAGGCGCAGGTTGCCTCCTTCATGAACGACTTCCAGTTCGGCGAGGCCGAGCGCGAGCTCCACGATTTCATCTGGGGCGAATTCTGCGATTGGTATATCGAACTGGCCAAGATCCGCCTGCAGTCCGGTTCAGAGCCATCGCCCCTACCCGTGCTCCTGAAGGTCCTCGACGAGTCGCTGCGGCTGCTCCATCCCTTCATGCCCTTCATCACCGAAGAATTGTGGCAGCATCTCCGCCAATACCTCGTCGGAGCACCTGAATCGATCATGGTCGCGACTTATCCTACCGCGCATGAGGCCCTCATTGATCCCATTTCGGAGGAGGTCATCGAGGGCTTGACCGAGGTCGTCCGCGCCATCCGCAATGTCCGTGCCGAACACAAGGTCGAGGCCGGTCGCTGGATCACCGCCGAGCTCCATGCCGGCCACAATCAGGGTGATTTGATCCAATACCGGTCTGCGATTGAAACTCTCGGCCGGGTTCGCCCACTGTCTATCACCGCTGACCGTTTCAAAGGAGAAGGCGATTCCGAACGCCTGGTGCTGGTGCTGAAGAACCTGGAGGTAGTCCTCCCTCTCTCCGGCATGATCGACCTCGAGACAGAATCCAAGCGCCAGGCTACGGAACTTGCAGAGACCATCACCCAGGTTGAGCGTCTTCGCGCGTTGCTGGCGAGCGGTTTTGCCTCCAAAGCCCCGTCCCAGGTCGTTGCCAAGGAAAAAGCCCGCCTCGAAGCGCTTGAGGATAAGCTCCGGAGATTGAAAACTTAAACAATCCGTTCGTGGCGAGCTTGTCGAACCATAAATAGCCGCTGGTAGATTATCAACCTATGGTTTCCCTCTCCATGGCAGGGAGAGGGATTACGGGTGAGGGTTACCAATGGGTGGGCTTCAACCTAGAGGTTTTCGCGAGCGGGGGCGTGCAAGCTAAAACCTCTTATAAAACTATTCCCCTTCCCACGCCGAGCAACGCGAGGCGAAGGGAAGGGGAAGGGGAAGGGGTTAGGTTCCTATTTGTAAAACTAAGTTCGTATTCGTCGTTCAAGTTCCTGCGCCGGGGTGGGTATCTCGCACACGTTACCCTGGTTGGGGACCTCAACCGTAACAATGGTGCCATGGCCGGGATCGCTTTTCAACCATACATGTCCACCGATAAGTTGAGCCCTTTCCTGCATTCCCGCAAGGCCCAGCTTACCGCCGGCTGCCAGGTCAGAAACCCGTTGCGGGATGGGGAAGCCCTTGCCGTTGTCGGCGACAGAGACGACCGTTTTCTCATCTCCAAAGGTGACTGTGATCTCGACCTGGGACGCGTCCGAATGCTTGCGGACATTGTTGAGCGCTTCCTGGGCAATGCGGAAAAGCAATAACTGGACCTCGCTGGACAGGAGTTGTTCCCGCCCGGTGATGGTTACCTTGGCTTCGATGCCGTGCTTTTTGATAAGGTTGTCTGCCATCCACTCGAGGGCAGGAATCAGACCAAGGTCATCGAGGATGCGCGGGCGGAGGTCCTGGGCGATGCGCCGGGTGCTCTCCAGGGCTTCTACGGTTTGGACCCTGAGGTCCTCCATCTTCTCCTTCATCACCTCGGAGAGTTTGAGGCGGTTGTTGGAGGTGATGGCGTCTATGCGCTGGATGAGCAACAGCAAAGAGGGTGAGACCTCGTCGTGCAATTCCCTGGCGATCCGCTTCCGCTCGTCTTCCTGGGCACGGATGACCTCCTGTACATAGAACCGCATGTTGTCCTGGAGCTGTTTCTCCGCCGTAATGTCCCGGGCGATGTGCTGAAACCCTTTAACTTCGCCGTCGACGATCACCAGGCTGGTAGCCATGCGCCAGATCGCCAGGGTGCCGTCGCTCCGGACGATTCGCTGTTCGTAAGGTTGGGGGAATTCCTCGCCCGCTGTTAAGCGCCGCCGGACTTCGCGGGCTATGTCGTGGGAACGAACGTCGGCGAGAAACTTGATAACATCATGATCAACCAGTTCGTCGTGCCCGTAGCCAGTCAGTCGCTCGGCAGCCTTATTGGCGTAGAGGATGCGTCCTTCAAGGTCCTGCACCCAGATGGCGTCCGAGGCGTTTTCGAAGAGGTTGCGGTAGTCCTGATCGGGCAAGCTAGATTTTTTCTTTTTCATAGCTCTCTATGCCCTGGGGTACATCGTCCAATGTAACGTAGCCTTCGCGGAAGCCCTTGACGATGGCCTCAGTGCGGCTGGAACAGCGCATCTTGTTGAAGATGTTCGATAGGTGCGCTTTGACGGTGCGCATAGAAAGCTCGAGTTTCTCGGCGATGTCCCGATTGCTCATTCCTCGGGCGGCAAGCCTGAGTATCTCGATCTCGCGGGGAGATAGTTGACCACGGCTCTTGTCTTCAGGAGTCTCTTTAGACAGGTTGACCACCCGCTCTAGGAGCTTACGCGTGGCCATGGAATCCAGGACGGATTCGCCGGATCGGACGGCGCGAATGGCGCCCACGATCTCATCAGCTCGGGCGCTTTTCAGGAGGTAACCACTGGCGCCGGCTTCGAGCAGGCCAAGAATATATCGGATATCAGAATATGCCGTCAGGATAAGAATCGCAGTCGACGGATTAGCCTTTTTGATCAGCTTGGTCGCTTCGACGCCGGTGAGCTTGGGCATGACGATGTCCATGAGCACAACATCGGGTTTCAGTTCATCGACAAGGCGGACGGCTTCTTCGCCGTCGGAGGCTTCTCCAACCACCTCCATATCCTTTTCCTGTTCCAAAAGGCGCCGCATGCCTTCGCGGAGTACGGCATGGTCGTCGGCGATCATGACACGCGTCTTAGCCATATAATCCTCGCTTTGGCCGGTTAAGGTTCTTTGCGGCCATTGTAATATATCTAAAGGCCAATATCAATACATTGAATCGTACTATACCTTACGATATAGCATGGGTTTAATCGATGATATCACACGAACGGTTGCCGGATCACTGTTTTCCATTTTTCCGGTGGAATCCGCCTGGGATCGGATAGGTAGATTTCATGGTGTTTCTGTATCGCTCCGTCAAACTTGTGACCGGACCCTTTTATCAGGCTGTGGATCTTTTCGATGTTAGGTCCTTCTGCGGAATATGGGCCTATATGCATTATTTGCGCCGCTTTTCCCTCGGACAGTTGCGCAAACCTGATTTTTTCGATGGCGGCAGGATTCTTCTTTTTAGATACTTCCCTTATTGCCTGCTCAACCATCGAAGATGTGATGAAATTCGGTTGCATTATCAGGTAAATCCACTGCCAGTTGGCTTTGTTAGTATGGATAAAATCGTTCATGTCGTCCGACCACCACAGACTCTCCAGCGGCATTACGCCAAAGTCGATGTCTTTTTCTTTCTTTATGGTGAATTTAATGGTGTATGCAACCGCATAAAGTGCTTCGATTGCGGCAATAGCGTCAGGTCCGTCCGGCAGGCCGCGGCCATCGATCATAAGATAATTGAAATCGGGGACTTCGACAAAAACCGGATTATCAACCGGCGGATTGTAGAGATGCTTGAGTTGTTTCCTTAGGTCGATCTTCTCCACTATACTATCCCCCAAGTGCCAGCGCATCCCGTCGGAACCTGATACAGGAATTCCAGGTTAGTCGTCGATCTTGACCGTTCCGCTTCCTGAACAAGCGTGGCACCTGACTGTTCCAGAACCCTTGCAAGAAGTGCAAGTCTTCTTTTCGTCTTCAAAATCTCCCTCTCGGGTTATCTCCCCGACGCCATGGCAAACCGGACAGCCGATTTGACCGCTGCCATCGCAGCGAGCGCAGGTCTCATGATGGCTCATGTGTTATTCTCCCTGTCAATGTCACGTTTTGCTTAATCCGGCTAATGCGTATTTGATTTTATCCTCGAGAGACATCGCGGGATCTTTGGGGATGCTGACTACCGCCTTTGCCGCTTCGGTGGCGGAATAGCCTAAAGCGCCTAGAGCGGCCATTACTTCTGAATCGGCAGCGCCAGCGGTAAGCGGGGTCACCGCCCAGCTCCTGGCAACCTTGTCTTTGAGTTCAAGAACGATTCTCGAGGCGGTTTTCTTACCGATGCCTGAAACTGTGCAAAGCATGGCTTCATTGCCGGTAGCTATAATGATGGCCAATTCATCAGCCTTGAACGAAGAAAGCAACGCGAGGGCTAGTTTGGGACCAATTCCTGAAACGCTGAGCATGGTTTCGAAGATGCCCAATTCTTCGAAGGTGGTAAAACCGAACAGGCTGAGCGCATCCTCGCGGACCTGTAAGTAAGTGAAAAGTTTAACCTCTGAAATATTCTGGATCTGCGAAAGGGTTGCGGTGGAGACAAAAACCTTATAGCCTACACCGCCGACGTTCACCACCGCCCAATCGGTGCCTAACAGTTCGATTTTGCCTTTTAGGGAAGCAATCATTCAATTCCTCTAGGCTGAATTGACGAATATTCTAGCACCATTTTGCATCCCTATCCTAGCTGGGGTGGCGGGGTTTTTCCCAATACCATAAAATATCACGCAATCTTTTCAAAGAGGGTTCCAATGATCATCGGATCCGTTGCTTTGACCATAAGAATCATTTTCTGGCTTGGTATCTTGAACGCTTTGACCGGGGCATTGTTGCTTTTCAGCTGCCGGTGCGTGCCGACCATGAGCATATTCAAAGGATTGATGCTGCGCCCGTGGTATAAGACGTTTTTCAAATATCATTGTTACTTGTGGTGGGTGTTCTGGACCTCGGTCATAATTCACGCCGCACTTGCCATGCGGGTTTACGGAATAAATTTCTAGCCTCGGCTCATCCTTGCAAGCCTAAGAAAATGAAAGGACAAAATGAAAAAGGAAATCATCCACACCGACCAGGCGCCGAAAGCCATCGGGCCTTATTCTCAAGCCGTAAAAACGTCCAACCTGTTGTTCACTTCCGGCCAACTGCCTATCGATCCAGCCACGGGTGAGGTATCGGGAGACATATCGGTCCAGACTAAACGGGTGCTCGAAAATTTAAAGGCTATTCTAACCGCCGCCGGGGGATCGCTTGATGACGTTGTCAAGGCGACGGTGTTCATAACCGATCTTTCAAATTTTTCCGCGATGAACAACGTCTATTCCAGTTACTTCAAAGCATTGCCGCCAGCCAGGAGCACCGTCGAAGTGTCCGGATTGGCTAAAAATTCTCTTGTCGAGATTGAAGTTGTGGCGCAAATTGGGGGCGGGGGATAAAGATGCCAGTTTACGAATATGAATGTCCCAAGTGCAACTCAAAATTTGAAGTAACGCGAAAATTCAGCGAAACCGGAGGAAACTCGTGTCCCTCCTGCGGGGCCGAAGGTCGGAGGATCTACTGCGCTCCCTTCCTGGTGTTCAAGGGCCCCGGCTTTTATGTGACGGACAGCAGGACCGAGGTCGATCCCGAACTGGAGCATCGTAAGAAAGAAAAAGAAGCGGCAGAAAAAGCAGAGAAAGGTGAAACGTCACCCGAGGTCAAAAAACCGGAACCAGTTCCAGAGTCAAAAAGCAAGGGTGGGCAATCCGGAATCCCCGAGCAAAAAATGACTATCTACCCAAGTCGATAACCGAAGCGCGTAGTAACATATCCGTCGTTGGCTAGAAGACGGTTTTAAATAGCCAAATAATGGCGAGAATCACCGCTGCAATCAATGCTAGATGGATAAGACAGCCGAGCGATTTGAAAAAGAGCCTGGCGATTATCCAGATCACCAGTAGGGCTATTGCGATTAGAAGTAGAGTACTCATGTCCACCTCTGAGAATTGAATTTCGCCCTGGGCGTGCCTGATTTACATTCGAGGTATCATTTGATGGACTTACGAGAGATCGACCGCTTCATAAACAATATCATAAATCAGGAATAATCCTTCAAGTTTTGATTTTATATGCATTGATGTAAGATAGCGGTTAGTAACGATCACGAGGAGCCCAAAGCATTGTTTAAACGAATTCTACTTCCCCTTGACGGTTCCGAAGCGGCCGAAGCGGTAATTCCTTATGCAGAGGAAATGGCAAAAAGAATGGGTTCTACTCTCATTCTGTTTCATGCCTGCGAGGACTCACACAGGCAGGCCCGGGGAATGCACAAGCTTTACATGGACAAATTGGCGGAAATAATCAGCCAAAAGATAAACCTGAGCGGTCAACAAACGAATGTCTTGGTGGAACAGAGGATGGGAGAGTTCACCTCCAGCTTATGTGAGTATATCGAAAACAACGACATCAGCTTGGTGATACTGGTCGCCCACGGCTTCACCAGCCCATCGGCCAAGAGCATCGTTGATGACGTGGTTCGCCTGGCTAAATGCCCGACGATGCTTGTGCGGCATGAGAGGCAACCCGAGGGCGACCGTGGCGTCATCAGGAGGATACTTGTCCCCCTGGACGGCACGCCGTACGCCCAGCAGATTCTTTCGGTGGCGCGAAGAATCAGCGAAAATTTCAAAGCTGATATCGTGCTTTTTTCTGCGGTCAAATCTGCCGGACGCACTGCGGCTGATATCGAGAATCAAAAGAAAGAAGCTTCGAAATATCTGGACGGCGTCGCCGCGACGTTGCCCAGATTGAATGTGACGCCCATAATCGCGGAAACAAACGACTTTGCAACCGCGATAGACGAGGCAGCTTTTCAGAGCAAGTCCGATATGGTGACCATGGTTACTAATTCAAGGGTAACCGAATGGGCGGAGAACAGCATCTCCCGTAAAATTCTAAATACGGGTGCAACCTCACTGTTGATAGTTCACCGGAAATAAAACACAGAAGAGGACAGCTACTTTTTGTCTCCACTTGTGATCAGCAAGTAGACGCCGAGCATAGCCAGCGCCACCACGACAGACAATAACGGCCCCATGGCAAAACCCTCCGCTACGACCTTGCCTAACAATATCAGGAACATGGTCGCGGAGCATCAGTAATGTTACCTGATTATTATGGCTAAAGTACTAATTGTTGACGGATTGAGCCCCCATTTTTTTAACCGAAAAGGGAAACCCCTAGTTTGCTATAGTCCTTGCCTTGGATATGTGAACAAAAGACTTGCAGGGAAGGCAGACGGAGGCGGACTTGGCGTCTATCTGCGAGAGGTTTCCCACTGAAAAACTCATCACGCATTTAGGGTCTTCGCAGTGGCCCAAGTTAAAAAGGTGGCCGACTTCATGGGTAGCTTCTTTGATAATACGCGATGAAACCAATCTGCTGTCCGCGGTGTCCTGTTTCAGCCGGTAAAGTGATAGTGTGGCGACTCCTGAACCCGCATCCGCCTCACCGAAAACGAAATCATAATCCGGGCAATATAGGTCAACATCGACGATACCCAAAAGCTTGTCTTCAAATCCCTTTGAAATGGCCTTGAGTTTTTTTAGTATCTTCGGCGAGGAATACTGGTTGCGCCGGCGGTTGAAAGCAAATGAAACATCCCGGAAAAGGTCCATATTTTCAACCGGCACACCGAATTCTTTTTGAAGATGATCCGAAAGAGCAGTCAGAACTCCGCCGATCATCGGGCTAATCAACCCGATGATGATACTGCCCGACTTATTGAAGGTTGAATGAACTCTTGAATCTGGATCAGGG
This is a stretch of genomic DNA from Dehalogenimonas etheniformans. It encodes these proteins:
- a CDS encoding peptidase zinc-dependent, whose translation is MIGGVLTALSDHLQKEFGVPVENMDLFRDVSFAFNRRRNQYSSPKILKKLKAISKGFEDKLLGIVDVDLYCPDYDFVFGEADAGSGVATLSLYRLKQDTADSRLVSSRIIKEATHEVGHLFNLGHCEDPKCVMSFSVGNLSQIDAKSASVCLPCKSFVHISKARTIAN
- a CDS encoding PAS domain S-box protein codes for the protein MKKKKSSLPDQDYRNLFENASDAIWVQDLEGRILYANKAAERLTGYGHDELVDHDVIKFLADVRSHDIAREVRRRLTAGEEFPQPYEQRIVRSDGTLAIWRMATSLVIVDGEVKGFQHIARDITAEKQLQDNMRFYVQEVIRAQEDERKRIARELHDEVSPSLLLLIQRIDAITSNNRLKLSEVMKEKMEDLRVQTVEALESTRRIAQDLRPRILDDLGLIPALEWMADNLIKKHGIEAKVTITGREQLLSSEVQLLLFRIAQEALNNVRKHSDASQVEITVTFGDEKTVVSVADNGKGFPIPQRVSDLAAGGKLGLAGMQERAQLIGGHVWLKSDPGHGTIVTVEVPNQGNVCEIPTPAQELERRIRT
- a CDS encoding GyrI-like domain-containing protein gives rise to the protein MEKIDLRKQLKHLYNPPVDNPVFVEVPDFNYLMIDGRGLPDGPDAIAAIEALYAVAYTIKFTIKKEKDIDFGVMPLESLWWSDDMNDFIHTNKANWQWIYLIMQPNFITSSMVEQAIREVSKKKNPAAIEKIRFAQLSEGKAAQIMHIGPYSAEGPNIEKIHSLIKGSGHKFDGAIQKHHEIYLSDPRRIPPEKWKTVIRQPFV
- the ruvA gene encoding Holliday junction branch migration protein RuvA → MIASLKGKIELLGTDWAVVNVGGVGYKVFVSTATLSQIQNISEVKLFTYLQVREDALSLFGFTTFEELGIFETMLSVSGIGPKLALALLSSFKADELAIIIATGNEAMLCTVSGIGKKTASRIVLELKDKVARSWAVTPLTAGAADSEVMAALGALGYSATEAAKAVVSIPKDPAMSLEDKIKYALAGLSKT
- a CDS encoding universal stress protein, with amino-acid sequence MFKRILLPLDGSEAAEAVIPYAEEMAKRMGSTLILFHACEDSHRQARGMHKLYMDKLAEIISQKINLSGQQTNVLVEQRMGEFTSSLCEYIENNDISLVILVAHGFTSPSAKSIVDDVVRLAKCPTMLVRHERQPEGDRGVIRRILVPLDGTPYAQQILSVARRISENFKADIVLFSAVKSAGRTAADIENQKKEASKYLDGVAATLPRLNVTPIIAETNDFATAIDEAAFQSKSDMVTMVTNSRVTEWAENSISRKILNTGATSLLIVHRK
- a CDS encoding valine--tRNA ligase, with the translated sequence MTDAPMTDLPKAYEPAQVEDKWYQFWMERGYFKPAIDPNRKPFVIIMPPPNVTGELHLGHALTATLEDIMIRWHRMKGEPTLWLPGVDHAGIAAQVVVERALAKEHRTKYDLGREAFTKRMWEWANSCRSTIRKQHMRLGASCDWDREVFTLDAGPSLAVRTTFKNLYDKDLIYRGERIINWCPRCHTAISDLEVDHKDLSGHLWHIKYPLADNPEKFVTVATTRPETMLGDVAVAVNPDDERYKGLVGKKLMLPLMDREIPIIADSVVDMTFGTGAVKTTPAHDPTDFEIAQRHNLPLINIFNDDATLNKNAGRFAGIDRYAARKLIAEELAQMGLLALVQDYTHSVGHCQRCATVAEPIASRQWFVKMAPLAKPALEVVTSGQIKILPERFEKVYLNWMENIRDWCISRQLWWGHRIPVWYCKCGEVVVSVDSPTECPACHNKDIEQDPDVLDTWFSSGLWPHSTLGWPNQTEDLKYFYPTSVMETGYDILFFWVARMITMGLENTGKIPFDTVYLHGLIRDEKGEKMSKVKGNVMNPLTLIDNFGTDALRFGITTGNSPGNDIKLSENRLEAGRNFANKLFNAARFVIGFLSKSDIKPIDYTKLPVEDRWILSRLSRTEAQVASFMNDFQFGEAERELHDFIWGEFCDWYIELAKIRLQSGSEPSPLPVLLKVLDESLRLLHPFMPFITEELWQHLRQYLVGAPESIMVATYPTAHEALIDPISEEVIEGLTEVVRAIRNVRAEHKVEAGRWITAELHAGHNQGDLIQYRSAIETLGRVRPLSITADRFKGEGDSERLVLVLKNLEVVLPLSGMIDLETESKRQATELAETITQVERLRALLASGFASKAPSQVVAKEKARLEALEDKLRRLKT
- a CDS encoding DUF5670 family protein translates to MSTLLLIAIALLVIWIIARLFFKSLGCLIHLALIAAVILAIIWLFKTVF
- a CDS encoding response regulator transcription factor, which encodes MAKTRVMIADDHAVLREGMRRLLEQEKDMEVVGEASDGEEAVRLVDELKPDVVLMDIVMPKLTGVEATKLIKKANPSTAILILTAYSDIRYILGLLEAGASGYLLKSARADEIVGAIRAVRSGESVLDSMATRKLLERVVNLSKETPEDKSRGQLSPREIEILRLAARGMSNRDIAEKLELSMRTVKAHLSNIFNKMRCSSRTEAIVKGFREGYVTLDDVPQGIESYEKEKI
- a CDS encoding FmdB family zinc ribbon protein; amino-acid sequence: MPVYEYECPKCNSKFEVTRKFSETGGNSCPSCGAEGRRIYCAPFLVFKGPGFYVTDSRTEVDPELEHRKKEKEAAEKAEKGETSPEVKKPEPVPESKSKGGQSGIPEQKMTIYPSR
- a CDS encoding RidA family protein is translated as MKKEIIHTDQAPKAIGPYSQAVKTSNLLFTSGQLPIDPATGEVSGDISVQTKRVLENLKAILTAAGGSLDDVVKATVFITDLSNFSAMNNVYSSYFKALPPARSTVEVSGLAKNSLVEIEVVAQIGGGG